One genomic segment of Protaetiibacter intestinalis includes these proteins:
- a CDS encoding undecaprenyl-diphosphate phosphatase produces MDFLQAIILGLIQGLTEFLPISSSAHLRIFGDLVGWDDPGATFTAITQLGTETAVLIYFWKDITRIIGKWFRSLFPGGGGKRSTGVQKGDPDVRLGWLVIIGTVPIVLVGFFFQDTIRTTLRSLWIVAIVLIVFGLLLWLADWLGRRTKPIEQMSYRDGILIGLAQMLALIPGVSRSGASISAGLALGYTRPAAARFAFLLAIPAVFGSGLYETYTAFTCEPGVDAGCTVGYGLGPTIAATVVAFVVGYAVIAFLMRYLETRSFLPFVIYRILLGGTLIVLLSTGVLQP; encoded by the coding sequence GTGGACTTCCTCCAGGCGATCATCCTCGGCCTCATCCAGGGGCTCACCGAGTTCCTGCCGATCTCGTCGAGCGCGCACCTGCGCATCTTCGGCGACCTGGTCGGCTGGGACGACCCGGGCGCGACGTTCACCGCGATCACCCAGCTCGGCACCGAGACGGCGGTGCTCATCTACTTCTGGAAGGACATCACCCGCATCATCGGCAAGTGGTTCCGCTCGCTGTTCCCGGGGGGCGGCGGCAAGCGCTCCACGGGGGTGCAGAAGGGCGACCCGGATGTGCGGCTCGGCTGGCTGGTGATCATCGGCACCGTGCCGATCGTGCTGGTCGGGTTCTTCTTCCAGGACACCATCCGGACGACCCTGCGGTCGCTGTGGATCGTGGCGATCGTGCTCATCGTGTTCGGTCTGCTGCTGTGGCTCGCCGACTGGCTGGGCCGGCGCACGAAGCCCATCGAGCAGATGAGCTACCGCGACGGCATCCTCATCGGCCTCGCGCAGATGCTCGCGCTCATCCCCGGGGTGAGCCGTTCGGGCGCCTCGATCAGCGCGGGGCTCGCGCTCGGCTACACGCGTCCCGCGGCCGCCCGTTTCGCGTTCCTGCTGGCGATCCCGGCCGTGTTCGGCTCGGGGCTCTACGAGACCTACACGGCGTTCACGTGCGAGCCGGGCGTCGACGCGGGCTGCACGGTCGGCTACGGCCTCGGGCCGACGATCGCGGCGACCGTGGTCGCGTTCGTCGTGGGGTACGCGGTCATCGCGTTCCTCATGCGCTACCTCGAGACGCGCTCGTTCCTGCCGTTCGTGATCTACCGCATCCTGCTCGGCGGCACCCTCATCGTGCTGCTGTCGACGGGCGTGCTGCAGCCGTAG
- the tatA gene encoding twin-arginine translocase TatA/TatE family subunit, protein MLIHPLFWNQPWTWVIILLVVLVLFGATRLPALSKSLGQSIKIFRNEVKSDAPKTDGTATSESDEAPKAADSAPTDKS, encoded by the coding sequence ATGCTCATCCACCCTCTCTTCTGGAACCAGCCGTGGACCTGGGTGATCATCCTGCTCGTCGTGCTGGTGCTGTTCGGCGCCACGCGTCTACCGGCGCTCTCGAAGAGCCTCGGCCAGTCGATCAAGATCTTCCGCAACGAGGTCAAGTCGGACGCCCCGAAGACGGACGGCACCGCGACGTCGGAGTCCGACGAGGCGCCGAAGGCCGCCGACTCCGCGCCGACCGACAAGTCGTAG
- a CDS encoding helix-turn-helix transcriptional regulator codes for MLALVATEPGLTKAEILSSVRGYAQRYAPGGDNANLERQFERDKDDIRELGVPLETIEPLGEPGDNHNLRYRIPKGAYDLPADVRFSAEEVALLNLAGMVWREGSLSAESRRALVKLRALGIAADEPVLGYAPRLRLRDAAFEPLTQAIDRRQLVRFDYLKPGESRARTREVIPLALVQYDGRWHLTAEELATGEGKTFLLRRIVGKVTAGKPAPERPGDHKARALAELEALWERGTAEIEVRAGSDAARRLAHRRGSAETAPGILRVHYVDLAILADELAGFGPEVLVLTPPELRDAVVERLERTVDDHG; via the coding sequence GTGCTGGCGCTCGTCGCCACGGAGCCCGGCCTCACCAAGGCGGAGATCCTCTCGAGCGTGCGCGGCTACGCGCAGCGCTACGCGCCGGGCGGCGACAACGCCAACCTCGAGCGCCAGTTCGAGCGCGACAAGGACGACATCCGCGAGCTCGGGGTGCCGCTCGAGACGATCGAGCCGCTCGGCGAGCCGGGCGACAACCACAACCTGCGCTACCGCATCCCCAAGGGCGCCTACGACCTGCCCGCCGACGTGCGGTTCTCGGCCGAGGAGGTCGCGCTGCTCAACCTCGCCGGCATGGTGTGGCGCGAGGGCTCGCTGAGCGCCGAGTCGCGGCGCGCGCTCGTCAAGCTGCGCGCGCTCGGCATCGCGGCGGACGAGCCCGTGCTCGGCTACGCGCCGCGGCTGCGGCTGCGGGATGCGGCGTTCGAGCCGCTCACCCAGGCGATCGACCGGCGGCAGCTCGTGCGTTTCGACTACCTGAAGCCCGGGGAGTCGCGGGCCCGCACCCGCGAGGTGATCCCGCTCGCCCTCGTGCAGTACGACGGACGCTGGCACCTGACCGCGGAGGAGCTCGCGACGGGGGAGGGGAAGACCTTCCTGCTGCGCCGCATCGTCGGCAAGGTCACCGCGGGCAAGCCCGCGCCCGAGCGCCCCGGCGACCACAAGGCCCGCGCCCTCGCCGAGCTCGAGGCCCTGTGGGAGCGCGGCACCGCCGAGATCGAGGTGCGCGCGGGTTCGGATGCGGCGCGCCGGCTCGCGCACCGCCGCGGCTCCGCGGAGACCGCCCCCGGCATCCTGCGCGTGCACTACGTGGATCTCGCGATCCTCGCCGACGAGCTGGCGGGCTTCGGGCCCGAGGTGCTCGTGCTCACGCCCCCGGAGCTCCGCGACGCGGTCGTGGAACGCCTCGAACGGACGGTGGACGACCATGGCTGA
- a CDS encoding tRNA (adenine-N1)-methyltransferase has product MSVFRAGDRVQLTGPKNRLHTITLEPGRQFHTHRGMLAHDTLIGLPDGSVVQASNGDAYLALRPLLSDFVMSMPRGAAIVYPKDAAQILAIGDIFPGATVVEAGVGSGALSLWLLRAIGSGGRLLSFERREEFAEVARANVTAFTGDTPANWSIGIGDLAEVLPDAVEPGTVDRVVLDMLAPWECLDVVSDALAPGGVLVCYVATATQLSRVAEAIRATGLYTEPSSTETLVRGWHVEGLAVRPDHRMVAHTAFLIAARRLAPGAVLPKPARRASKSDYDDEDVELWTPGALGVRDKTDKRIRRVVRDAQQLAERTTGGTGAAPSGAPSTEQ; this is encoded by the coding sequence ATGAGCGTCTTCCGCGCGGGCGACCGCGTGCAGCTCACGGGACCCAAGAACCGTCTCCACACGATCACCCTGGAACCGGGCCGGCAGTTCCACACCCACCGCGGCATGCTCGCGCACGACACCCTCATCGGGCTGCCCGACGGCTCGGTCGTGCAGGCGTCCAACGGCGACGCGTACCTCGCGCTGCGACCGCTGCTGTCCGACTTCGTGATGTCGATGCCGCGCGGTGCGGCCATCGTCTACCCGAAGGATGCCGCGCAGATCCTCGCGATCGGCGACATCTTCCCGGGGGCGACGGTCGTGGAGGCCGGGGTGGGCTCGGGCGCGCTGTCGCTCTGGCTGCTGCGCGCGATCGGCTCGGGCGGGCGCCTGCTCTCCTTCGAGCGTCGCGAGGAGTTCGCCGAGGTCGCCCGCGCCAACGTGACGGCGTTCACGGGCGACACCCCCGCCAACTGGTCGATCGGCATCGGCGACCTCGCCGAGGTGCTCCCGGATGCCGTGGAGCCCGGCACCGTCGACCGCGTCGTGCTCGACATGCTCGCGCCCTGGGAGTGCCTCGACGTCGTGTCGGACGCCCTCGCACCCGGGGGCGTGCTCGTCTGCTACGTCGCGACCGCGACGCAGCTCTCCCGGGTCGCCGAGGCCATCCGGGCGACGGGCCTCTACACCGAGCCGAGCTCGACCGAGACGCTCGTGCGGGGCTGGCACGTGGAGGGGCTCGCGGTGCGGCCCGACCACCGGATGGTCGCCCACACGGCGTTCCTCATCGCCGCGCGACGCCTCGCCCCGGGCGCCGTGCTGCCGAAGCCCGCACGCCGCGCCTCGAAGTCGGACTACGACGACGAGGACGTCGAGCTGTGGACGCCGGGCGCCCTCGGCGTGCGCGACAAGACCGACAAGCGCATCCGTCGCGTCGTGCGCGACGCGCAGCAGCTCGCCGAGCGCACGACGGGCGGCACGGGCGCCGCGCCGTCCGGAGCGCCGTCCACGGAACAGTAG
- a CDS encoding FKBP-type peptidyl-prolyl cis-trans isomerase, translating into MRRIPALVSSVAVLTVLAASLAGCSPSTASCTPTIAAGETSALVEATGEVGSKPAISIPAPLTAKTPERSVIVEGEGGFATEGSTVDFEVSLVDAANGEFLDSTGYDENAFLGVAGRDGAMYQALVCARPGDRLAVTSTLGDSGLDVTSSATEDDLARSLVLVIDVRSIYLGKADGVNQLPQDGMPNVVTAPDGTPGVSVLTTEPPTETRISTIKAGSGVALADGDSAVLNLTAWVWPSDGSDLRQISTTWNKKPIVQLVANDPTAAQGVPPGVFDALVGARVGSQVLAVVAPDDSFADDSWPSGASAGDTLIYVIDVLGLRSTGK; encoded by the coding sequence GTGCGTCGCATCCCTGCGCTGGTCAGCTCCGTCGCCGTCCTGACGGTGCTCGCCGCCTCGCTCGCCGGCTGCTCGCCGTCGACCGCGTCGTGCACGCCGACGATCGCCGCGGGGGAGACCTCCGCCCTCGTCGAGGCGACCGGTGAGGTCGGCAGCAAGCCCGCGATCAGCATCCCGGCGCCGCTCACGGCGAAGACGCCCGAGCGCTCGGTGATCGTCGAGGGCGAGGGCGGCTTCGCCACGGAGGGGTCGACCGTCGACTTCGAGGTGTCGCTCGTCGACGCCGCCAACGGCGAGTTCCTCGACTCGACCGGCTACGACGAGAACGCCTTCCTCGGCGTCGCGGGCCGTGACGGGGCCATGTACCAGGCGCTCGTCTGCGCCCGTCCGGGCGATCGCCTCGCGGTCACCTCGACCCTCGGCGACAGCGGCCTCGACGTCACCTCGAGTGCGACGGAGGACGACCTCGCGCGCTCCCTCGTCCTCGTCATCGACGTCCGATCGATCTACCTCGGCAAGGCGGATGGCGTGAACCAGCTCCCGCAGGACGGCATGCCGAACGTGGTCACGGCCCCCGACGGCACCCCCGGCGTCTCGGTGCTCACGACTGAGCCGCCGACCGAGACCAGGATCTCCACGATCAAGGCGGGCTCCGGCGTCGCCCTCGCCGACGGCGACAGCGCGGTGCTCAACCTGACCGCCTGGGTGTGGCCGAGCGACGGCTCGGATCTGCGTCAGATCTCCACCACCTGGAACAAGAAGCCCATCGTCCAGCTGGTCGCGAACGACCCGACGGCCGCCCAGGGCGTTCCGCCTGGGGTGTTCGACGCCCTCGTCGGCGCCCGGGTCGGCTCGCAGGTGCTCGCGGTCGTCGCCCCCGACGACTCCTTCGCCGACGACTCCTGGCCCTCGGGCGCCTCGGCCGGCGACACGCTCATCTACGTGATCGACGTGCTCGGCCTGCGCTCGACCGGGAAGTAG
- the tatC gene encoding twin-arginine translocase subunit TatC, with amino-acid sequence MAGGTARANPRKNNPERRMSLAEHLIELRKRLTRGALAVLAGTIVGWMLYDLSWFGDLIDPLVPGASEALAGQGTWAAISGPVFHIADQLGLDPEKITLNFSSLTGALDIQLQVSLVVGIILASPIWLYQLFAFFVPGLTGRERRYVFGFFFSAVPLFLLGCAAGWMVLPRIVEFMFTFVPPGASQLYDTKTYVDFILKLMLATGVAFVMPVFLVLLNFAGVLQGKTILKGWRWAVLIIVVFTAMATPAADPISMLLLALPMVLLYFAAVGVAVWHDRAVARRQAAFETGLSGA; translated from the coding sequence GTGGCCGGCGGCACGGCCCGGGCGAATCCCCGCAAGAACAACCCCGAGCGGCGGATGTCGCTCGCCGAACACCTCATCGAGTTGCGCAAGCGGCTCACCCGCGGCGCGCTCGCGGTGCTCGCGGGCACGATCGTCGGCTGGATGCTGTACGACCTCAGCTGGTTCGGCGACCTCATCGACCCGCTCGTCCCGGGCGCGTCCGAGGCCCTCGCCGGGCAGGGCACCTGGGCGGCGATCTCGGGCCCCGTCTTCCACATCGCCGACCAGTTGGGCCTCGACCCCGAGAAGATCACCCTCAACTTCTCGAGCCTCACCGGTGCCCTCGACATCCAGCTGCAGGTGTCGCTCGTCGTCGGCATCATCCTCGCGAGCCCGATCTGGCTGTATCAGCTGTTCGCGTTCTTCGTGCCGGGTCTCACGGGGCGCGAGCGGCGCTATGTGTTCGGCTTCTTCTTCTCCGCGGTGCCGCTGTTCCTGCTCGGCTGCGCGGCGGGCTGGATGGTGCTGCCGCGCATCGTCGAGTTCATGTTCACCTTCGTGCCGCCGGGCGCCTCGCAGCTCTACGACACCAAGACCTACGTCGACTTCATCCTCAAGCTCATGCTCGCCACCGGCGTCGCCTTCGTCATGCCGGTGTTCCTCGTGCTGCTGAACTTCGCGGGGGTGCTGCAGGGGAAGACGATCCTCAAGGGCTGGCGCTGGGCGGTGCTCATCATCGTCGTGTTCACCGCGATGGCGACACCGGCCGCCGACCCGATCTCGATGCTGCTGCTCGCGCTGCCGATGGTGCTGCTGTACTTCGCCGCGGTGGGGGTCGCGGTGTGGCACGACCGGGCCGTCGCGCGCCGGCAGGCGGCGTTCGAGACCGGTCTCAGCGGCGCATGA
- a CDS encoding helix-turn-helix transcriptional regulator encodes MADRRHRAPSRSVPPPQARDKLAFLLALVPWLLEHDRVTVQEAAAHFGVSDDEIRSSVSLVALSGIPGSTSTYQHEDLFDIDWEAFEQDDEIAITQHVAIDDAPRLSAREAAALIAGLQYLQALPENADSAALKTLVGKLSRGASSEPSQLAVAGGADDALLQLVGRAVAEGHRVRFGYLNSRGELEQRDVDPLRVESIDADWYLRGWCHLRQALRTFRFDRMSDLVVTGSPIEHDASEVRLPDSLFEPSEEDLVVTIEAAPEVIGLLADYIPDGALTSEVGDRIRTTLRVSHYHGLKRLIAGMPGTVRVIAPEQARRAVAEWAAAGRARYA; translated from the coding sequence ATGGCTGACCGCCGCCACCGGGCGCCCTCGCGCTCCGTCCCGCCGCCGCAGGCGCGCGACAAGCTCGCCTTCCTGCTGGCCCTCGTGCCGTGGCTGCTCGAGCACGACCGGGTGACGGTGCAGGAGGCGGCCGCCCACTTCGGCGTGAGCGACGACGAGATCCGCTCCTCGGTGTCGCTCGTCGCCCTCAGCGGCATCCCCGGCTCGACCTCGACCTACCAGCACGAGGACCTCTTCGACATCGACTGGGAGGCCTTCGAGCAGGACGACGAGATCGCCATCACCCAGCACGTCGCGATCGACGACGCCCCCCGACTCTCGGCGCGCGAGGCGGCGGCCCTCATCGCGGGGCTGCAGTACCTGCAGGCGCTCCCGGAGAACGCCGACAGCGCGGCGCTCAAGACCCTCGTCGGCAAGCTCTCGCGCGGGGCCTCGAGCGAGCCGAGCCAGCTCGCCGTCGCGGGCGGTGCGGACGACGCGCTGCTGCAGCTCGTGGGGCGTGCGGTCGCCGAGGGGCATCGCGTGCGGTTCGGCTACCTGAACTCCCGCGGGGAGCTCGAGCAGCGCGACGTCGACCCGCTGCGCGTCGAGTCGATCGACGCCGACTGGTATCTGCGCGGCTGGTGCCACCTGCGGCAGGCGCTGCGCACCTTCCGTTTCGACCGGATGAGCGACCTCGTCGTGACCGGATCGCCGATCGAGCACGACGCCTCCGAGGTGCGACTGCCCGACTCGCTCTTCGAGCCCTCGGAGGAGGATCTCGTGGTCACGATCGAGGCCGCGCCCGAGGTGATCGGGCTGCTCGCGGACTACATCCCCGACGGGGCGCTCACGAGCGAGGTCGGCGACCGCATCCGCACGACCCTGCGGGTCTCGCACTACCACGGCCTCAAGCGCCTCATCGCGGGGATGCCCGGGACCGTGCGCGTCATCGCCCCCGAGCAGGCCCGGCGGGCGGTCGCGGAGTGGGCCGCGGCCGGTCGAGCACGCTACGCGTAG
- a CDS encoding PAC2 family protein — MSGRPDDWGHEGSTLVVAFEGWNDAGEAASTAVRALRDQLGLVALVEVEPEDYFDYQFNRPVIAFDENGDRVLAWPNVTLFGPEDRSDGLHVLLGTEPSRGWKTFAEEALDAISVAGISRVVFLGAMLADVPHTRPISVFASSENASVRERFRLERSSYEGPVGIISVLADAAERAGIPTVSIWASVPHYVHNAPSPKATLALIERLEEFIEVRVDRGSLAEDSEAWERGIDALASDDDDMSAYIEQLEQARDTVDSPEASGDAIAEEFEKYLRKRDGDQPPTP, encoded by the coding sequence GTGAGCGGACGACCCGACGACTGGGGCCACGAGGGCTCGACGCTCGTCGTCGCCTTCGAGGGCTGGAACGACGCCGGGGAGGCCGCCTCCACGGCGGTGCGCGCCCTGCGCGACCAGCTCGGCCTCGTCGCGCTCGTCGAGGTCGAGCCCGAGGACTACTTCGACTACCAGTTCAACCGTCCGGTCATCGCCTTCGACGAGAACGGCGACCGGGTGCTGGCCTGGCCGAACGTCACGCTCTTCGGCCCGGAGGACCGCTCCGACGGCCTGCACGTGCTGCTCGGCACCGAGCCGTCCCGGGGCTGGAAGACCTTCGCCGAGGAGGCGCTCGACGCGATCTCGGTGGCCGGGATCTCGCGCGTCGTCTTCCTCGGCGCGATGCTCGCCGACGTGCCGCACACGCGCCCGATCTCCGTCTTCGCCTCGAGCGAGAACGCCTCCGTGCGCGAGCGGTTCCGCCTCGAGCGCTCGAGCTACGAGGGGCCCGTCGGCATCATCTCGGTGCTCGCGGATGCGGCGGAGCGCGCCGGCATCCCGACCGTGTCGATCTGGGCGTCGGTGCCGCACTACGTGCACAACGCCCCCTCGCCGAAGGCGACCCTCGCCCTCATCGAGCGTCTCGAGGAGTTCATCGAGGTGCGGGTCGACCGCGGCTCGCTCGCCGAGGACTCGGAGGCGTGGGAGCGCGGCATCGACGCGCTCGCGAGCGACGACGACGACATGTCCGCCTACATCGAGCAGCTCGAGCAGGCGCGCGACACGGTCGACTCGCCCGAGGCATCCGGCGACGCGATCGCGGAGGAGTTCGAGAAGTACCTCCGCAAGCGCGACGGCGACCAGCCGCCGACGCCGTAG
- a CDS encoding HAD family hydrolase, translating to MDGTLVDTEPYWMTAERELVHEWGGTWTHEDGLQLVGQGLWSSALVFQSRGVKLTPQEIIDWLTDRVTVQIEEHVPWRPGARELLAEVREAGIPTALVTMSIRRMADQIAGFLDEELGRPAFDVVVAGDEVERPKPYPDAYLRAAELLGVEIADCVAIEDSEPGVAAAVASGATTFAVPFHVPLPESPAYTRLPNGLDGIRLDDLAASGALR from the coding sequence ATGGACGGCACCCTCGTCGACACCGAGCCGTACTGGATGACCGCGGAGCGCGAGCTGGTGCACGAGTGGGGCGGCACCTGGACCCACGAGGACGGCCTGCAGCTCGTCGGCCAGGGGCTGTGGAGCTCGGCGCTCGTCTTCCAGTCGCGGGGCGTGAAGCTCACGCCGCAGGAGATCATCGACTGGCTCACCGACCGCGTCACGGTGCAGATCGAGGAGCACGTTCCGTGGCGCCCGGGGGCCCGTGAGCTGCTCGCCGAGGTGCGCGAGGCGGGCATCCCGACGGCGCTCGTGACGATGTCGATCCGCCGGATGGCCGACCAGATCGCGGGGTTCCTCGACGAAGAGCTCGGCCGCCCCGCGTTCGACGTCGTCGTCGCGGGCGACGAGGTGGAGCGCCCGAAGCCCTACCCGGACGCCTATCTGCGCGCCGCGGAGCTGCTCGGCGTCGAGATCGCCGACTGCGTCGCGATCGAGGACTCCGAGCCGGGCGTCGCCGCCGCCGTCGCCTCGGGCGCCACGACCTTCGCGGTGCCCTTCCACGTGCCGCTGCCGGAGAGCCCCGCGTACACGCGCCTCCCGAACGGGCTCGACGGCATCCGCCTCGACGACCTCGCCGCGAGCGGGGCACTCCGATGA